TAAATCCCAAACAAAGCCGTAATTACTTTGTACTTCTACCAAACCGTCGGTAACTTGTGATTCAGAAGCAAGTGGTGAAGAAGTGTAGTCTCTATAAGCATTAAGAGGAAGACGATAGTATTGTTTTAATCCACCGATTTTTACATCGAAGCTGATATCTAATAGGGGAATAGCAGCAGGTGAAGTGTCTTGGAAAGCTACTGAGGCAAAAATACAGCTGGAGCTCACTTTAGAATCATTTAGATCGAAATCAAAATCTTTAAAAGTAGATGTAACATCCGTTGAAGGCCCTGTCCCTGTTGTAGTAACAGAAGTCACCACGGGAACGTTCTTCACTCTTGCGCTTTCTGAAAAAATATAATCTCCAGAAAATCCTATTTTTAAGCTTCCTGTAAGTGCTGCAAAGAGATTGTAGCTATTGCAGAGTTCGAAAGCACACATGCCTTTTTGTTCTGGATTAATTCCAGGGATGACAGGGTATGCAGGATTTCCCGACGGCATAGCATTAAGGATTGAGGAAGAAAAAATTCCTGATAAAGCTAGGAGAGAGAGGGATGCTAAACGTAGATGCTTTTTCAGCTTGCTATTCATTTAGTAGATGGCCTTATTTACTATGCGTTATAAATTCATCTTTAACAAATGATAAAAAAATGTACAAATGAAAACTCTGTAGAGATAAGACTTCTATCTAAGGAGATGAGAAAGATAGAAATCTTCATCTTTTAAAGATATTCTTCTTTAGTATTTCTTTGTAAAAGTGCAGCGATGCCTTCTTTGATATCGAGATTCTCGTATAATACGCGATAGATACCTGTAGTTATCGGCATATCGATTTTATGATGTTTAGCAATTTGGTATGCTGAAAGGGCAGTATAAGCACCTTCAACAACCATGCCGATTTCTGCTTTTGCTTTCTCAAGAGTCATTCCTTGAGCTATCAGTTTCCCAAATTTTGTATTTCTACTTAATGAAGAAAAGCATGTTGTACAGAGATCTCCAAGACCTGCTAAACCATTAAGAGTATCAGGACGGCAGTCCATAATCGTTGCAAATTTCCGTATTTCATGAAGTCCTCGGGTGACTAATCCCGATTTTGCATTATCTCCAAAATGGAAACCGTCAGAAATTCCGCAAGCAATTGCTATGATATTTTTTAAAGCTCCGCCGAGAGCTACGCCTTTAAGATCGCTATTAGGATATACTCGGAATGTTGGAGTCAGGAAAGCATTGTGTATTTTCTTTAGGGTATCGGGATTATATGCGCTGATCACTACAGAACATGGACAGCCTTTAAGAACTTCTCTAGCTATAGAGGGTCCGCTAAGATAACCAAGATATTGCGCAGCATCTTTCCCAAAAATTTCTACAACGATCTCACTAAGTAACAATCCTGTATGTTGTTCGATCCCCTTCGAAGTAATGACAAAAGGTACATTGAGATCTGTGATTGTTTTTAGTTGTTCAGATACAGGGCGTATGCCTGCTGAGGATACACCTTCGACAATCATAGAAGCTCCTTCTACAGCTTCTGCCATATCTGTAGTAAAGGACAGATTCGGATGAATAGGAATATCAGGAGCTTGGGGATGGCGTTTTTCCATTTGTAGCTGAGCAATTAATTCAGAATTGCGAGCCCAGCCAACAACACGGTAACCCTTATTTGCTAATAATGATGCGAGACAAAATCCCCAAATGCCCATACCTAGGTAGGCAATTTTTTCTTTCATGAGGCCTCAAAAAACGGTTCCTCGAAAAATGCTTTATTCTCCCAATGTAGGGAAGTAGAGGTTGAAGGATAATAGAAATCGGCTTCTAATTCAAATGTTGTGTTTGGAGAAAGTTTTTTCCCAGTCACTTTATGGAAAATTTGACGTTCTCTAGCAGAAAGAGCTTCTCGAACAGTCGCTGGACTGTGATTGCCTTCGAGATTTTTTAATGGTGCGAAGCATTCTTGACGTGGATAGACAAGAGTTTGACAACGTTCGCTGTAACAAAATAGATCAAAGATAAATTCTTCGAATTTCCAAGAATTTTTCTCAGAGGAATAGAGTCCTAATTGTTTTGCATGTTTATGCGCTTTATAAAGAGGTAGTTCGCGTAGGGCTGCATGGGCGATGAAGTCCATAGACAAGCAGTATAAGCCAATATTAGCTAAGCAATACTTCAAAGTACCATCTTGATTTGTGGCAAAACGTTCATTTTGAGGTATTTCAGAATACTCAATAACTGAAGTTTTCCCAGAATCATTAGATTGTACTAGGATACCGACATCTTCAATGGCTGTTTGTCGCGAAGCAGCTTTAATAGTTACTTCGTTATTTTCCATACCATGGAATCCACAAAGTTCCACATCAAAAGGTAGAGCTAAAGGATTATCAATAGGAATAACGCT
This DNA window, taken from Chlamydia sp. 04-14, encodes the following:
- a CDS encoding NAD(P)H-dependent glycerol-3-phosphate dehydrogenase → MKEKIAYLGMGIWGFCLASLLANKGYRVVGWARNSELIAQLQMEKRHPQAPDIPIHPNLSFTTDMAEAVEGASMIVEGVSSAGIRPVSEQLKTITDLNVPFVITSKGIEQHTGLLLSEIVVEIFGKDAAQYLGYLSGPSIAREVLKGCPCSVVISAYNPDTLKKIHNAFLTPTFRVYPNSDLKGVALGGALKNIIAIACGISDGFHFGDNAKSGLVTRGLHEIRKFATIMDCRPDTLNGLAGLGDLCTTCFSSLSRNTKFGKLIAQGMTLEKAKAEIGMVVEGAYTALSAYQIAKHHKIDMPITTGIYRVLYENLDIKEGIAALLQRNTKEEYL